In the Populus nigra chromosome 2, ddPopNigr1.1, whole genome shotgun sequence genome, ATTGAACTAAATTTTGTAGTGAGACAGATTTAACAGAAGACGGTCCTTTATATGGACGATGGATGAAGCTTCGTGGGTTTCATAATATTGTGAAATTTTCTTTCCCAGGATGACTGATTTGTGTATAGAGGATGAAGAAGGAGTTAAACACTCTAATTTAATTGTCGTGTATGCTGGTTAAGAGAAAGGGAACAGTGTAGATGAACTGCTAAGGCGCCAAAGATAGAGGCTCTTAGTGGAAGGAAAAGTGTTTTGGGATAAACCCAAAGGTGATTGTTCGCATGTTGACAAAATGTTCATATTATTCTGCCTTGGTGGGAAAATACATCAAcaacttgaaattttaatacTTGCGGTTCCATTATCACACGACGATTCTATAGTGTCTCGTCTTCTTTCAAAAATAGGTCAGCATTTCTTTCTGCAAAAAGCAAAAATCAGAAGGCCCGCCATCAGACAGCAGTGCCAACCTCACAGCACCTTTAGCTCTTTCTGCAGCGGTGAAGTAGCCGGTATTGGTACTTAAGTCGGTCTTGCAATAGCCTGGGGAGACATAACTGACATGGAAATTCTGGTACCTTTTGGCCAGAATCCTAGTGTAGGCATTCATGGCAGCTTTAGCAACAGTATAGGGAGagaaaaaccggttcaaaccgacagTTTTttgttcgattcggttttttaggacaaaaaattgttcaaactgatttgattcggttttttctggttcggtttgggtttttttggtttgggtttggtttggttttttcggtttcaagcttataaaaccaaaccgaaccaatcggttttttcaaaattttaatcagtttttttttcacaattcagatttttcagttattttttttattttctcagttttttggttttttttttttttgctataatcTCTCATAGGAACcttttgattagtacttaaaagtgcatttttattaaagttttatattatcattttgcacttgaagtatcaataactccttaactaaagcatgttttataataatatatctaataatataagaaacatttaatttatggtaaatattcatcttaaatgcaggcctatcgcataaatgaaagaattgattgatgagttgaagtgttgaaattaaaaggacaaagagatggccaaacttagaaaagagatgttggtgcagtccaaactggaacattgttcgGTAATCGGGTCAtttctggagctgtagatctcggatttaggtctactttatatggatggaaaggtaagacataggcctacaagtTTCATgcggagtccaagatttaacaaggccgttctCAAGtctaaattgtagcaacaatgaagaagtctgaatctatcCTACAGCCCAGACATTGAATAGTGTTCAACCTATATCTCAAGttatagaagtccaaatgatctcaattgTTTACCCTGGAAAactgagataatttcctagaactttcatgatttaagtctattcaaattatgatgttattaatgacgtttttggcagacaagaagataagaattgtcaccaagtcaagatgtggccacccactcatcaattagtcaacaaatcaatagttctgaattttggcctataaaaggaggcatttgccatgtatttaggcatcttggtgttcagatcaagatcatgctcttgctctctctctctttgtaatgcttatattaatctcttgcttatgtttttcatttcctttccttatttatttatgtttctctttttcattatgtttagttaagtttatcatgtcaagttgaaaaggttacactaatggtataagaataagtataatataaactcaccatgaactttaatgtttgatgctaacatgttttatatttgttatcttgttcacttttaatactttgcttgttaaatggttaatctagatttatgttgtataatctttggtacaacaaatacttgacactttcatagtccaaccgtatggtataaccgacacttgtgctatgaaaggaacttaatttgttgttaacataagttataatcacgAATACCTGACagcatttacaagtattagcattattcgaataagataactaatgtaatcatgttaacaatttataatccgattagAACTTTCTTTGTgtatggtttccagttgagtaataaaaaaagtttatactatacttgtttgaaataccattagtggatcctctaaccttgataattattttatccttgtttaatccttaaatCAATATCACATTTCAAAACTCTCTTtaacttcttgttgttgttgttgttgttgttgttgtttataatttatacaattaacctccttgtAGTTCAACTCCAGTCTTGCCAAGTTATATTATTTCAACACTCCTGTATTTGAGAaaaaacatcaatcttttgatcatgtcacctttctttttcatccCACAGCTTTCCTAATAATCTATTCTGTCATGTGGAAATTGTTGGGTTGGCCTAATAAACTGATGgaccaaatatttattattattttaaaaaatatatatttttcatctgCGCAAATCCAAAATAGACTTTTCAAAACATGGATTGGATTGGACTGAAACTATGATCGTGGACCTTGTTATTGGGGCCATGCCTAGCACCCCGTAGACTCCAGTGTGTGCCAATTGCCATGTCACCTAAGCAGCTAAGCTCAATCACTTTTATGAgtttatctctcattaatacttacataaaaaatatttattttttattaatattaatatatcacaAAAATTTATCTCTCAGTATAAAAAGTATTTatcatttgtaaaaaataaaaaatattattattttacactaTCTTCCCCCACCTCTCCGCTGTTCTTATAGCACCATAGTAGACGTGTTCAGGCACTCTTCTGCTAACTCATAGTTTTTGTTTAATACCTGCTTCCAAACATTCTGCCGATCTTTCTGAATAAAATAGAAAGTCATTTCTTTACAGAAACATTCTCCAGTAATTCAGTTACATTACGCTAGGATGCTATCCTCGacttgaacaagaaaaaaatacggCATCCAGTCGCGATCTCTATGAGCCTTGAGCCTTGTGTTAATTTGCCATATTATACAAGAACATCCTGCGTCTTTGTAAGAGGGGATTAAGTTACAATAGGGCACACCAAATGAACTTTCTACATTAACAATTCATATTCCGAGGAAAAGAGTTTAAATAATTACCATATTATTCACTGGAGCATTACCAGAATTTTATTCCATGAGACATGAATCTGGTCCGCTATTTAATACGAAGATGAAATGCAACCTCTCACACAGACAATAACTCCAGTTTATCTTGCCTGGAAGTGAAAATACATCAAGCAGCAAAATTTCAAAGTCTTGCTGTCACTTTGTACACCGTTATTATAATGATTCATCTTCATTCAAAAGCATGGCAGCATCTGTTTCTGGGAAAAGAAACAGCCAGAAGGCCCTCCTTCAGGCAGCAATGCCAGCCTCACAGCATTTTCGGCTCCCTCAGACGCGGTGAAGATGCCTGTATTGGTAGTTATGTCAGTCTTGCAATAGCCAGGGCAGAGACAGTTCACGCAGAAACTGGGGTACTTCTTGGCCAGAATCCTTGTGTAGGCACTCATGGCAGCTTTAGAAACAATATAGGCAGACAGATAAGTTGGCCAGCCGTTGGATTCCAGCAAATCTTCCTTAAAATCTTTAAGAAACTCGTTCACAACCTCATCTACTCTATCTTCATCGAGATTTTCAACATCATTCAGCAATCCTTTTGCCCATTCATTGTTTATGTTCTAAGCCGCATAGCAAGGAAAAACTTGGGTTAGACTGCATGTAAAAACGCTACAACTACGTGCTATAGTCTGTGCTAAATGAAACACAAATTCAAAGGATAGTAGATACAAGATTATATATCCCTATAATGCTAATTCTTTGGAGCGAACACAGGAAACAAGTACTTTGCACTTAATTACCAGGCTCGGAAAGATATGACACATAGAGATTGACAAGGAAAATTGTTTCTTCTAGGAGTTGTGTTCTAGGAAACTGCCATCCAAAAAGCAAGATAATTCATAGTAAGAAGTCATAGAAACGTTACTTCACATTAACCAGTCTTGAAGTCGAATTCAGGTTTTCTCGAAAAGGAAGAGATAACTCGGCCAAATTCCAAAATAAGAAACTACTAATTTCAATCTGGATCAAAGTACCAAGATTTCATTCTTGAAAGACAGTCCTGTACCTTTAAAAGCCCATGCATCGAAGAGACATTTACGATCCTTGGTGAATCAGACAACTGTAGGAGGGGAGCAAGTGCTTCTACCATTCCTCTTGCACCATAGTAGTTTGTTTTCACACATTGTTCTGCCATCTCATAACTTTGAGTCCCAATTTCAGCCCACACTTGCTTTCCAGTTGGCTGCATTTACACAAAAGAATTTATACCCTTTTTAAcgcttcaaaaaaaaaaaacatatccacAACAACAATTGTAAGATCTACTTAATTTTCTATCTAAATAACCTCAATATTCACAAAATGATGATTAAAAGCAACAATTATTGTCAATGTCTGATTGCTGGTCTATCATGTAAATATAGCCAGCACAGGCATTGACCTCTCGGAAGATCTATAGTACTAGTGATTAGTTTATGACTTGCGTCCTCCTCCTGGAgtcatttcaaaataaagaCTTACAAAATCACCAGATTGTTCAAAGGCTCTTTTAAAAGCGTCAGCCTTCAGTGCAACTCCATTAATCCCAGCATTGTTCACCTGCACAAGGTTCCAAAAATTAtgagataaacaaaaaaaatcagatgatTACAATCCAAGAAATTCGTTACTTCATATATACCAAGATATCAAGTTTTCCAAATTTGGTTTTCACAAATTCAGCAAGCGACGCGATACTATTGAGATCAACCACGTCAAGTTGATGGAAAACCACAAGATCATCAGAGATACCAGAGTCTTTCAGCTTTTGAATAGCTTCAAGACCCATTTTCTCATCGATGGCTGTTAACACCACCAAAATCCCATTAGAAGCTAACTGCCTGCATATTTCATATCCAATCCCCTTTTCTGCTCCTGTCACAACTGCATGCCTGAGACAGAGACACTTTAAAGAAGTCAGGATTTTCTTaacgaaagaagaagaagaaaaaaagaagcataacATTCACCTCTTCGCGTGAATGGTACTGGACTCTTGAGCCATGGCTGAAAATATGAAGATGGCTATgagatgattttaaaaagaactcAGAACTTAATGACTCTCTTAACAGATTGTAAGAAGATTTAAATAGATTCTTACAGTCTTCACTTTCCCATGTGGCCGCGTGAATgagataattaataaatattattacaaaaatcttataattagttaatttgaaaagtaatttttctatttaataattACGTAAAACTTATTAGTCTATTCAGAAATTAATCATATCTACCCCGTAATTCAGAAACATGCATAAGGAATTGAGGGTTAGAAAAGAAATTACACAATTCCTTTCATGAAATCACATTTAAAAGGACTTGTTATGAAATTTTAAGACCATCcacattatattttatatttgattatttatgtttataattaaataattgcaTATATATCATATCAGAGTTTTAGATATAGATATTcataaatttcaattcaaagattattgtttcttttaattctatAAACCTAGATTTTAATTGAGGGATTTTATGTATTATAATGGTTTTGTATATGAATAGTTCTTGAGTCTATCTTTTCATAGCTCATGTACAATTGATTGTGTGTTCAAATATTCACCGCCGACAAGTAAATGGAAGTACTTTATCTTTCTTTACACT is a window encoding:
- the LOC133682399 gene encoding (+)-neomenthol dehydrogenase-like, which produces MAQESSTIHAKRHAVVTGAEKGIGYEICRQLASNGILVVLTAIDEKMGLEAIQKLKDSGISDDLVVFHQLDVVDLNSIASLAEFVKTKFGKLDILVNNAGINGVALKADAFKRAFEQSGDFPTGKQVWAEIGTQSYEMAEQCVKTNYYGARGMVEALAPLLQLSDSPRIVNVSSMHGLLKNINNEWAKGLLNDVENLDEDRVDEVVNEFLKDFKEDLLESNGWPTYLSAYIVSKAAMSAYTRILAKKYPSFCVNCLCPGYCKTDITTNTGIFTASEGAENAVRLALLPEGGPSGCFFSQKQMLPCF